The Zonotrichia albicollis isolate bZonAlb1 chromosome 9, bZonAlb1.hap1, whole genome shotgun sequence genome has a window encoding:
- the CRYGS gene encoding gamma-crystallin S encodes MSRAGTKVTFYEDKNFLGRYYECDSDCPDFHSYLSRCNSIRVDGGTWVAYERPNYAGNMYVLTHGEYPDYHHWMGLNDRLGSCKYIQIPSGGRGHIQVFEKGDFGGQMFEATEDCPSIMEEWHMREVHACRVLEGVWVFYEHPNYRGRQYVLPKGEYRKPVEWGAASPAVQSFRSISE; translated from the exons ATGTCCAGAGCTGGAACCAAG GTCACCTTCTATGAAGACAAGAACTTCCTGGGCCGTTACTACGAGTGCGACAGCGACTGCCCTGATTTCCACAGCTACCTGAGCCGCTGCAACTCCATCCGTGTGGATGGAGGCACCTGGGTGGCCTACGAGAGGCCCAACTATGCTGGGAACATGTACGTGCTGACCCACGGGGAGTACCCCGACTACCACCACTGGATGGGCCTCAACGACCGCCTGGGCTCCTGCAAGTACATCCAGATT ccaAGTGGAGGCCGAGGCCACATCCAGGTGTTTGAGAAGGGAGATTTTGGCGGGCAGATGTTTGAAGCCACCGAAGACTGCCCCTCCATCATGGAGGAGTGGCACATGCGTGAGGTGCACGCCTGCAGGGTGCTGGAGGGCGTCTGGGTGTTCTACGAGCACCCCAACTACCGGGGCCGGCAGTACGTGCTGCCTAAGGGGGAGTACCGCAAGCCCGTGGAGTGGGGCGCGGCCAGCCCCGCCGTCCAGTCCTTCCGCAGCATCTCCGAGTGA